A stretch of Brassica rapa cultivar Chiifu-401-42 chromosome A08, CAAS_Brap_v3.01, whole genome shotgun sequence DNA encodes these proteins:
- the LOC117127503 gene encoding glutathione S-transferase T3-like — protein MYPFSLNSPGFVNLLTSQSSQPIDLGCSEVPKPAERRKWTTKEDVVLISAWLNTSKDPIVSNEQKAGDFWKRIEEYVNASPLLVGSVPREWSQCKQRWGRVNEQVCKFVGSHEAALKEQASGQNENDVMKAAHDIFFNDYHAKFTLEHCWRELRFDQKWRSHSLSREGAKEKRKEPAEEVAAEEDVRPPGIKASKASKQKKHGNEAAFDQIESILAAKNHISKQKILDRLLAKNEDKLSAQEVCLKDKLISEML, from the coding sequence ATGTATCCTTTTTCCCTTAACTCTCCCGGTTTTGTTAACCTCCTCACTTCCCAGAGTAGTCAGCCAATAGATTTAGGGTGTTCAGAGGTTCCTAAACCTGCTGAAAGGCGAAAGTGGACAACGAAAGAAGATGTGGTGCTGATCAGTGCTTGGCTCAACACCAGCAAGGATCCAATCGTGAGTAATGAGCAAAAGGCAGGAGATTTTTGGAAGCGAATAGAGGAGTATGTAAATGCTAGCCCTCTGCTTGTTGGCTCCGTTCCTAGGGAGTGGAGTCAATGTAAGCAGAGGTGGGGAAGGGTGAATGAGCAGGTGTGCAAGTTTGTGGGAAGTCATGAAGCCGCTTTGAAGGAGCAGGCGAGTGGACAAAACGAGAATGATGTCATGAAGGCTGCTCATGACATCTTCTTTAATGACTACCATGCGAAGTTCACACTGGAACATTGTTGGAGAGAGCTTAGGTTTGATCAAAAATGGAGATCACATTCTTTGTCGAGAGAGGGTGCAAAGGAGAAAAGGAAGGAACCGGCAGAGGAGGTGGCTGCGGAGGAAGATGTTAGGCCACCTGGTATTAAGGCTAGCAAAGCATCCAAACAAAAGAAGCACGGGAATGAAGCAGCGTTTGATCAGATTGAGAGCATATTAGCCGCGAAAAATCACATATCCAAACAGAAAATCCTTGACCGTCTGCTAGCAAAAAATGAAGATAAACTTTCTGCTCAAGAAGTGTGTCTAAAAGATAAACTAATCTCTGAAATGCTTTGA